One genomic segment of Natronospira proteinivora includes these proteins:
- a CDS encoding ABC transporter ATP-binding protein codes for MNAVIKANGLKKRYGRTEALSGVDLEVQPGSIVGLIGPNGAGKTSALKAILGLTRFEGELEVMGQDPRRARQELMKDVCFIADVAVLPRWLKVRQALDFVEGIHPRFDRQRAEDFLDRTEIRRDRKVGQLSKGMITQLHLALIMAIDAKLLVLDEPTLGLDILYRKSFYENLLNDYFDGDRTILVTTHQVEEIEKILTHVMFIKAGKIVLNEEMESLPQRFSEVLVKPERADEARAMHPLHERELLGRHLFLFENEDHEKLSALGEIHSPGIADIFVAKMGQGRATAGEVQS; via the coding sequence ATGAATGCCGTAATCAAGGCCAATGGTCTGAAAAAGCGCTATGGACGCACCGAGGCCCTGTCGGGTGTGGATCTGGAAGTCCAGCCCGGTTCCATCGTGGGTCTGATCGGGCCCAATGGGGCGGGCAAGACTTCTGCCCTCAAGGCGATTCTCGGCCTGACCCGTTTCGAGGGGGAATTGGAGGTCATGGGCCAGGATCCACGCCGGGCACGTCAGGAGCTGATGAAGGATGTCTGCTTCATCGCCGACGTGGCGGTGTTGCCACGCTGGTTGAAGGTGCGCCAGGCCCTGGATTTCGTGGAGGGTATCCATCCCCGCTTCGATCGCCAAAGGGCCGAAGACTTTCTTGACCGGACCGAGATTCGCCGGGACCGGAAGGTGGGGCAGCTCTCCAAGGGCATGATCACCCAGCTGCATCTGGCCCTGATCATGGCCATCGATGCCAAGCTGCTGGTGCTGGATGAGCCCACTCTGGGACTGGATATTCTCTATCGCAAAAGTTTCTACGAGAACCTGCTGAACGATTATTTCGATGGCGACCGTACCATTCTGGTCACCACCCATCAGGTGGAAGAGATCGAGAAGATCCTCACCCATGTGATGTTCATCAAGGCCGGCAAAATCGTCCTCAATGAGGAGATGGAGTCCCTGCCCCAGCGCTTTTCGGAAGTGCTGGTCAAACCGGAGCGAGCGGACGAGGCCCGGGCCATGCATCCCCTGCATGAACGAGAGCTGCTGGGCCGCCATCTTTTCCTGTTCGAGAACGAGGATCATGAAAAACTCTCGGCCCTGGGTGAGATTCACAGTCCCGGAATTGCCGATATCTTCGTTGCCAAAATGGGACAAGGGCGGGCCACCGCCGGGGAGGTCCAGTCATGA
- a CDS encoding Na/Pi cotransporter family protein translates to MTVWNVLNFVGGVGLFLLGMKLMTEGLKVAAGDALRRILNFATRSRWRGLASGALITGVVQSSSAVIFATIGFVNAGILGLSQAVGVIYGANLGTTVTTWLVSVVGLGFSLKTFALPFIGVGMMMRLAARSGQWRALGDAIAGFGVFFLGLDVLTDLFRDTGPMFTPGSEALGLGMLFLHLLAGFFMTVVMQSSSAALAVILTAAAGGLLGLPGAAAMVVGANLGTTSTAVFAALGATANARRVAASHVLFNVVEAAAIFLLFGILLGFVQWMAGLIGMAQSIAVSLAIFHTTGKLIGLALMWPLTGLLVAWLERRFRKGGVDLARPQYLDEAVLSTPSLGLRAVDQELQRALVAVSHLLSDAVGARRPDPRLLNQNRDDLQQLLDAINEATQSLSRHELSESAAERLPDILRTTRYLEELAERAVELDEMARRLPLRCPVESAQSQGLSALAGEISRERDPENNRLDEFEQCYQRLKSDLLTAGATGRLPSRAMSDWLDYFSTLRRAVKVNSRAVRHAARVSSMAEPGDQAS, encoded by the coding sequence ATGACGGTGTGGAACGTACTGAACTTTGTCGGCGGAGTGGGCCTGTTCCTGCTCGGCATGAAGTTGATGACCGAGGGCCTGAAGGTGGCCGCCGGGGATGCCCTGCGCCGTATTCTCAACTTTGCCACCCGCAGCCGCTGGCGGGGGTTGGCCTCGGGCGCCCTGATCACCGGCGTGGTTCAGTCTTCCAGTGCAGTGATCTTCGCCACCATTGGTTTTGTAAACGCCGGCATTCTTGGCCTCAGCCAAGCAGTGGGGGTGATTTACGGCGCCAATCTGGGCACCACGGTCACCACTTGGCTGGTGAGCGTGGTGGGCTTGGGTTTCAGTCTCAAGACCTTTGCCCTGCCCTTTATCGGCGTCGGCATGATGATGCGCCTGGCAGCCCGTTCCGGGCAATGGCGTGCCTTGGGCGATGCCATTGCCGGCTTCGGGGTGTTCTTCCTGGGCCTGGATGTGCTCACCGACCTTTTCCGGGATACGGGGCCGATGTTTACGCCGGGCTCGGAGGCCCTTGGGCTGGGCATGCTTTTTTTACACTTGCTGGCCGGCTTTTTCATGACCGTGGTGATGCAGTCTTCCAGCGCTGCCCTGGCGGTGATCCTGACGGCGGCTGCCGGGGGCCTGCTGGGATTGCCCGGGGCCGCAGCCATGGTGGTGGGGGCCAACCTGGGCACCACTTCCACCGCCGTCTTCGCTGCCCTGGGCGCGACCGCCAATGCCCGCCGGGTGGCAGCCAGCCATGTCCTGTTTAATGTGGTGGAAGCGGCGGCCATCTTCCTCCTGTTCGGGATTCTGTTGGGATTTGTACAATGGATGGCCGGCCTGATCGGCATGGCCCAGTCCATTGCGGTGTCTCTGGCCATCTTTCATACCACCGGAAAACTGATCGGCCTGGCCCTGATGTGGCCGCTGACGGGATTGTTGGTGGCCTGGCTGGAGCGGCGTTTTCGAAAAGGGGGCGTCGATCTGGCCCGGCCCCAGTATCTGGACGAGGCGGTTTTGTCGACGCCCAGTCTGGGGCTTCGAGCAGTTGATCAGGAGTTACAGCGGGCTCTGGTGGCGGTTTCCCATTTGCTCAGCGATGCAGTGGGGGCACGGCGCCCGGATCCGCGCCTGCTCAACCAGAACCGGGATGATCTCCAGCAACTGCTGGATGCCATCAATGAGGCCACCCAGAGCTTGTCTCGTCATGAGCTCTCGGAATCGGCGGCCGAACGTTTGCCCGACATCCTGAGGACCACACGGTATCTGGAGGAATTGGCTGAACGGGCCGTGGAACTGGATGAGATGGCGCGCCGTTTGCCCCTGCGCTGTCCGGTGGAATCGGCGCAGTCTCAGGGTTTATCTGCCCTGGCGGGCGAGATTAGCCGGGAACGGGATCCGGAGAACAATCGCCTGGATGAGTTTGAGCAGTGTTACCAGCGGCTCAAGTCTGATCTGCTGACCGCAGGGGCCACCGGCCGTCTCCCCAGCCGGGCTATGAGCGATTGGCTGGATTATTTCTCCACCCTGCGCCGGGCGGTAAAGGTCAATAGCCGGGCGGTCCGCCATGCAGCCCGGGTGAGTAGCATGGCGGAACCCGGCGACCAGGCTTCGTGA
- a CDS encoding cation:proton antiporter, which produces METGFIDIAILLALAVGLGALAMILRQPLIVAFIAAGIIAGPAVAELVPEPDDIELLAELGIALLLFVVGLKLDLSLIRTMGPVALATGMGQVLFTSLVGYAIAIALGMSPVTALYVAVALTFSSTIIIVKLLSDKREIDALHGRIAIGFLIVQDIVVVLVMIGLSAFGAGSGAEGPWLEAARVFGAGALMLVGIGIAMRYVLPRLLEFIAHNRELLVLFGIAWAVALAALGDAMGFSMEVGAFLAGISLASTRFRDALGARLTTIRDFLLLFFFLHLGGQLELDLLGAQVGPALILSAFVLIGNPIIVMVIMGLMGYRSRTGFLAGLTVAQISEFSLILAALGYSLGHISSETVGLVTLVGLITIGLSTYLILYSHPIYDRLAPWLRVFERAQPNQEQETAEDAKPADVIVVGLGRFGYDLCLQLDKRNVTVLGVDFDPSAVDALQATGINACYGDGEDPELAERLPLNQARKVISTMPDPVANRGLIDSLTHAGFKGGVMLTAHHPDDIRALAGLPDHDLLLPFQDAAERTAERVAERLHRA; this is translated from the coding sequence GTGGAAACTGGTTTCATCGATATTGCGATTTTGCTTGCGCTGGCCGTGGGCCTGGGTGCCCTGGCCATGATCCTTCGACAACCGTTAATTGTCGCCTTTATCGCCGCTGGCATCATCGCTGGCCCTGCGGTGGCCGAACTGGTGCCCGAGCCAGACGATATTGAGCTGCTGGCCGAACTCGGGATCGCCCTACTGCTGTTCGTGGTGGGCCTGAAGCTGGATCTAAGCCTGATCCGCACCATGGGGCCGGTAGCGCTGGCCACCGGCATGGGCCAGGTGCTGTTCACCTCCCTGGTGGGCTATGCCATTGCCATTGCCCTGGGCATGTCCCCGGTGACCGCACTCTATGTGGCCGTGGCGCTCACCTTCTCTAGCACCATCATTATCGTCAAGCTCCTCTCGGACAAGCGGGAAATCGACGCCCTGCATGGCCGTATCGCCATCGGTTTTCTGATCGTACAGGACATTGTGGTGGTACTGGTGATGATTGGCCTGTCGGCCTTTGGCGCCGGAAGCGGGGCTGAGGGTCCCTGGCTGGAAGCCGCCCGGGTATTCGGGGCCGGCGCCTTGATGCTGGTGGGCATTGGCATCGCCATGCGCTACGTACTGCCCCGGCTGCTGGAATTCATTGCCCATAACCGGGAATTGCTGGTGTTGTTCGGCATCGCCTGGGCGGTGGCCCTGGCGGCCCTGGGGGATGCCATGGGCTTTAGCATGGAGGTGGGCGCCTTCCTGGCCGGTATCTCCCTCGCCTCGACCCGCTTCCGGGATGCCCTGGGCGCCCGCCTGACCACCATCCGTGACTTCCTGCTGCTGTTCTTCTTCCTGCATTTGGGCGGGCAGTTGGAACTGGACTTGCTCGGCGCCCAAGTGGGTCCGGCCCTGATACTGTCGGCCTTCGTGCTGATCGGCAATCCCATTATCGTGATGGTCATCATGGGCCTGATGGGCTATCGCAGCCGCACCGGCTTTTTGGCCGGGCTCACCGTGGCCCAGATTAGTGAGTTCTCACTGATCCTGGCTGCCCTGGGCTATAGCCTGGGCCATATCTCCTCGGAGACAGTGGGCCTGGTCACCCTGGTGGGCCTGATCACCATTGGCCTGTCCACCTACCTGATTCTCTATTCCCACCCCATCTACGATCGCCTGGCCCCCTGGCTGCGCGTCTTTGAACGCGCGCAACCGAATCAGGAACAGGAAACGGCAGAGGACGCCAAGCCCGCCGACGTGATTGTGGTGGGGCTGGGCCGTTTCGGCTATGACCTCTGTCTGCAATTGGACAAACGCAATGTCACCGTACTGGGCGTGGATTTCGATCCATCGGCAGTGGATGCCCTACAAGCCACAGGGATCAATGCCTGCTATGGGGATGGGGAAGATCCGGAGCTAGCCGAGCGCCTGCCCCTGAATCAAGCCCGCAAGGTTATCAGCACCATGCCCGATCCGGTTGCGAACCGGGGATTGATCGACAGCCTAACTCACGCCGGATTCAAAGGCGGGGTGATGCTTACCGCGCATCATCCGGATGATATCCGTGCCCTGGCCGGCCTGCCGGATCACGATCTGCTGCTCCCCTTCCAGGATGCTGCCGAGCGTACGGCAGAGCGGGTGGCAGAACGACTGCATCGCGCATGA